Below is a genomic region from Anguilla anguilla isolate fAngAng1 chromosome 18, fAngAng1.pri, whole genome shotgun sequence.
cagtgccggttaaataccttgctcaagggtataacggcagtgtcctgcaGGGGAATCGAGCCTGGGGAatagaccagttccttacccattacattacattacattacaggcatttagcagacgctcttatccagagcgacttacacagcttttacatagcattttacattgtatccatttatacagctggatatatactgaagcaattccggttaagtaccttgctcaagggtacaacggcagtgtccttacccgggaatcgaacctgcgacctttcggttacaagcccagttccttacccatcatactacactgccgcccgccCGAATTCAGTGGCTATCTGCCTACCGAAGGTCAGGTTACCGCTATAAAAGCATTCATGTTAGCACGGATGTAGCCAGTCCCCCAAAGCTCAGCGTTTCCCGTGTTTGGCCCAGACTAAAATAGATCAACTGGaccacattgcattacattacattacattacaggcatttaccagatgctcttatccagagcaacttacacaacttacacaCCCGGCTATGTCAAGCGATGGTCCGAGCAGGACTGGAAACGTTGGGTACGGCTTCATCCTCGAAGAGGCCTAGCACGATGTGCGCTAGCACGGTTCTGAACATGcaatctaataaaaaaaacccagcaaacAGGGACCTCTGAAACGACCACTTATACGCACTCCAAGTCCAAGTGTGCTTAGGAAGAGCTTGTTACACAACTCCGCAGATAAGTAATCTCAGAGCCGACGCGCGTGCATGACCAGACCCTCAGAAACCGCGCATACCTGGTGTGTTAAGCGATGACTCAGCATGTTGCGAGTTATGTGCTCAAGCATCAGACTTCACCATTCAGTTTGAAGGGTTTTGACCGGGTTTTGAAGATCTTACCTGGGACAATAGGAGCCAGTGCTTGTTCTTGGAATGGCTGTGGCagacattacgttacattacatttatttgacagatgctTTAAATGCAAAGCTAGAACAAAAAGGAATACCCAGATCTCTTGTTTTATATCCTGTAAACACCAcgtcatttatcatttataataccTGCAGTTCCCCATTGGCTTTAACAAGTGTATTGTTCTGGTGTATTGTGCAAAGCTCTtgcgcagcccccccccccaccccccctttcctggCTGAGGGGATGTAACACTGATACTTGAGCAACATTCAAGTGTGTTACAATCAGCAATGAGTTGAGTAACCAAACTGACTGAAGAGACAACCAATCAATATCCAGAATCTGTGCACTTTATAGGCTACTGTACGTGTCTGTATAATGGTATTGGTATTGACAAAACTGAGGatgataataaaattttaaaggaAAGTATAACACAGAGAAGGCTATTATGCTGCAAGGATATTTATGGTCTTTGGGGTCGTATAGGGTCATTCGCCCTTGCTTATGTCCTGTATCCCGTTAGGAAagaatgaatgttttaatgtttccgTTCCGTTCAAGTCCACTGGAGGGCAGTAATGACAATTTGTTAATCCAGGAGGTTCCTTCGTGCTTTCGGAACTCGTACGTTTTTAGGATTTGAAAGAGGAACAAAGGCAAATCATGCCACATACGAAGCACTGGCTGTACGTTTAGATTGGATTTTTTGGGCGTGCGTGGGTGAGGAATTGCCAGTCTCAGTCTTATAAAAATGGCACCGGGAACTAGAAATCTTCTAAGCCTTACGTAACAGTCGAACGAATCGAAGTTGGCTAGTTCCACCAAACTCCACAAGAATCACGTTGGTCCAACTTCGAACAATCACTCTTTGAAAGAGGTAAGTAAAGTGGATTGTCTTGTCTCCTGAGGAAATCGTTCAACCTTTACCCACACGAAAAAACGTGTGTAGGACATAAGCGCAACAGCACATGACAGCGATTGCTATGCGGAATTTCGGGTTATTCcttatgtttttgaaatgctGTGTCATGAAATGGGTTAGCGCTATAAGTTTAATAGTTTTGTGATTAAATGTGCAAATATCATGCTATTCACTTGTTGAATAACATGTTTTCCTCTAACGGAAATGTTCTCCCAATTAAGTCTTACGTTTTTAAATAGCACaatgaacaaaatattaaatgtttttccaaTGCAAGCAGTCGTAAACATCCGACTGCTTTAACCCCTAATATGATAAAGCAGatctaaaataatgttttttaaactcacAATAAACAGAGACGGGGAATTGCTTGCAATTAGGCAGTATATATAGAGAATTTGTACatgtacatttgtacaattttatacagtttattattattattattacaacataTTGCCGCATCGGGAATTGTATGCATTTGGCGATATTACATTATTCTGTGGATATATTTCGCATCAACAACAGTAACAATGTGCTGTCAAAAACAATGTTGGatgcaaatgtgaaatgtatgtaaaaacatttctccACGTGAATTATTGTCTGTTCCAAATTTAATGGAAATTCTAATTTGCACGCATTGGCCTTGCCAGGTGAggttacacacgcacacacacagtcctttATGCTGATATGTTCTCAGAATACATCGAAGAGGCGCGAGATGGGAGGTCAGCTGTCTGTAGACAACGTCCACGTCGTCATCGTTGGCGGCGGCTTTGGCGGTATCGCGGCCGGACAACGGCTCAAATCTAACGGAATCCCCTTCACGCTTATCGATCTCCGGAATGCTTTTCACCACAACGTGGCGGCGTTGCGGGCTTCGGTCCAAAGCGGTGAGATTTCGTCCCCTAGACTCCACCCGCATCCATTAATACAGCCTTTGCCGCTCCGCGTGCACTTTCTAGCTGCCGTTAGATTATTATTCGTGGTGCGTGTCTTCTGACCCATATTTGCGCGGTTTTGGCAGGCTTTGCCAGGCAGACGTTCATACCCTTCCAGGAGACTTTTGGGGCGAGTTTCCGCCAGGGTCGCGTGGTGCAGGTAGACCCAAAGGCACAGGTGGTGGTTCTGGAAGGAGGAGAGGTAAAgataaattatgtaaatatgtaaatatggcTGACATGTTTCTCTTTTGGCACCGGAAAGCATAATGACAACATTGCGCAAAGTGACAGGTCTCTGTTGTGAATAAATTAGTCTACCTTACTGTATCGTGTActttggttattttataatcaCGCAGAGGTCAACGGTTGCCATTTTACCAAACAATCTTAGAACTGGATGCTCTAGTCTAACCCCTTGGTAGACTGAGTTGATCTCTTGGAAAATGCCTGATATAGCACAGCTAAATAATGTGCGGGAAAAATTCAGTAAATGCGATTGGCACGCTGACCGACTGTAGGCAACATAAACACAGGAAGCGCAGTTACGGCAGAAGTGAAGTGTAAGGGAAGCAGTCTGGGCTTGTCCCGATCACACTGAGCTCTTTTCAGGAAATCCATTACTCTCATCTGATCCTGTGCACTGGCACGGACGGGCCCTTCCCCGGGAAGTTCAACGCGGTGGCAGACTACCACACGGCCATTCAGAAGTACGAGGACCTGGTGAAGGAGGTGAGTCTCTCCCTCTGGGATGGCCAGCCTCATTGTCCCGCCGCTCTCCTGCGCGCACACACCATACCACACCTGCATTTCAAACAGCGGCTGCTATGGCAACGGAGCCGTAGCTCATTGTGTTAGTTTTaactggttttgtgtgtgcgtcagGGGCGTTGCTAGGCATGAAGCTTTACTGGGGCACAGCAGATCAATACTGGGGCACGTGCCCCAGTAAAAGGGGTCTAGCATCGCCCAtggtgtgcgtgtttgtttgtttgtttgtccagATCCAGGCAGCCGCTTCGCTggttgtgattggtggaggatCAACAGGGGTGGAGATGGCTGCTGAGATCAAAACAgattaccctgacaaaaaggtCTGGACCTACGCAACTGTACACAACTGTACACAACAGTACACAACTGTACACAATAGTACACAACTGTACACAACAGTACACAACTGTACACATCTGTACACAACTGTACTGTCCTCAATTATATAACAAAACATAACGGACATAacagacgagaacaggccattcagcccaacactgctcgtctattcctaccactactaaactgtatttaatgcttagtttacctaaaagctagatagtatctaacactgtatcaagccaggccttgaatacccccagtgtttctgccaccattacatgtccaggcaagctattccacacattgacacacacccactcacacacactctgtgtgaaaaaatatttcctaatgtctgtgtgaaatttaccctttgccagtttccatttatgccccctcgttctgctaaccaaactcaacttgaataataCACACCTttgcagaacatttttatttatttatttatttacttacttggGTACTATATATTCAGTTAAATGTCATATGAAGCATCCTGTGCAGTAGTTTCAGTATgagctgtacaaataaaactcagccaaaaaaaaaaagctaaactagttttttaaaactgtctCCAAGTCCAGGCACTGGTGCTGCAGATGGAGGTCTTTGTGCTTTGAGTAAAATTTGGGAAGAGGCGTGCTCTGTTTCCTGAAACACAGAGCACTGGAGCTCACCACCTCCTCGTCCTGTTTATGCAAAAGCATTCAGAAAAGGAAGTCGCGCTGTGTTGCATAGGAACTATGTTGTCGAGATCCAGCAGGGTGGGagttcaagatttttttttgtggactgACCCGCTGCCTAGTTTCAAATGAACTGACATGAACCCGGTGGGGAAAACAGCTTTGGGATGGCAAAGAGCTGTGAATGATTTGAATCAGTAATTGGTACTTCACTGTGGGACAGCCTGCTTGTCCGCCTCCCgaccagcctctctctctctctctccttctctctctctctctccctctctctctcttggtctcCAGGTGGTTCTGGTCCACTCCCATGTCGCCCTGGCCGACCCAGAACTGCTGCCCAGCGTCAGGCAGCAGGCCAAGGAGGTGCTGCTGGAGAAGGGCGTGGAGCTGGTGCtaggtaacccccccccccgcggcacCCCGATCACCCCGGTAACAGAACGCGCACTCGTGGCAGCGTTCCACAGCGCGGTTTAGCTCGCTACCTTCCGCTGCAGGAGGTGACATCACCACTTGGAGTCCTGAATCCTGAATAAGACATGAGCCTCTTTTCCGCCGTCGGGCCGAGCGGTTACCGGGGCCGCTCCGTGCCGTTCCGCGCTGCTCAGGACTCGTGGGAACGGTTCCCGTTTCTGTTCCCATCCGTCGGGCcgctaaaaccaggactaggaagtTATCTACTAGTAGAAACACTAGTGACGACAGCGAGTGATGCAGTGGATCAGCGCCCAGTCACAAGACTGACGtaaatgtgaaaccaatcagtgaagaCCCACGTCAGTAAGCCCGCCCACCCGAACGGTTCTGCGGCACTGAGCGCGGTTGTCTAACCGTGCCGAGAAAATCGTGCTGGGCGCGGTTTGCAAGCGTTCCGCGCCAaaaccgtttccaggtggaaacaccgttggaaccgttcctctccgtgctcagaaccgttcggccctGCGGTGGAAAAGGGGCTTTAGGTTCATCCTGCCCCTGAGAGCTTTGGTCATTAGCCCAGGGGGCTGCTCTTTACTTCTGTGGTGCCGTGTGGAGGGTgggttacattttatttatacagcagtcTCAAGGTTTCAAGTAGTAAATTAAAAACGCAATTAAACATGGGGGAGATGTTCTAAATAAGCTCATTGGAAATTGGTCACTGTTTTTACTTCGAAATTCTCTGGTGAGCTGTGAACCACCTGTAGACTGCACTCACGGGACCCTGAGAtgtttgtgctctctctctctctctctctttccctctctctgttaaaTCTGTGGCACGTAAAGAACTAAACGAGCAGAAATACGCTTGAAAATGGTGTGACTAAAACATAAAGAGTGAAATACTGCGGGTACAGAAGTGATTGGTGCGGATTGAGAACTTTGGTCATTAGCCCAGAGGGCTGCTCTTAActtctgctgtgctgtgtggatggTTCAGTCCCTCAGCAGGCATACTGCTGTTATACACCGAGGCCTCTGGGCCTGCCTGCTgggatgataataataataataataataataataataataacattttatttatatagcaagTTTGATTTTATGATGAAAGTCTATGGTGAAGGTTTCAAGTagtcaattaaaaatgcaattaaacgCTGAGCGTACAAAGGGAAGAGAGTCAGTGAGGAGCTAAAGAAGTGCGTTGGAAAATGAGTcgctgtttttgtctgtgtgatTCTCTGGGGAGCTGTGAGCCGCCGGCAGGCTGCACTCAGAAGACCTCGTTTGACCTGCGGCTCGTAGAGAGCTAAACGAGCAGAAACAAACCTGAAAATGGCGTAAATTAAATACAGAGAATGTAATGCTGCAGCACTGAAATTGAATTGTGAATTTAACCTCCATACATTAGTAATAAGTGATTGTTGCGGAttggcagattttttaaatcgCACATAGTTCCTTTTTCCCGCTTGTGTCTGTCGTGATCCCTGAAACGGAGCCTGTCTTAATTTTATCCCATCATTTCCACCCTGTCCAATCACTACCCTGCCTGCCTTCTGTCATTTTAGGACAGAAAGTGTCGAACCTGTCTGACCTGGAGCTGAACGTGACCCGGAAGAACACGACAGTCATGACCGACAAGGGCACAGAGCTCATAACTGACATTGTAATCAGCTGCACAGGCAACAAAATCAACAGTGCGGCCTACAGCTCCTCTTTGGGTAAgaaggtgcgtgtgtgtgtgtgtgtgtgtgcgtgtgtgtgtgtgtgtgtatgcgtgcgtgtgtgtgtatgtatgtgtgcatgtgcgtgcatgtgtgcgtgtgtgtttttccgtgtgtgtgtgagagagagagagagagggagagagaaagtattATATGACAAAGACAGGGTATTGCAGTCACTTTTAAAGTAAACAGTTTGAAGGCCATCAGTATGCAGAGTGGAGCAGTGTACACATTCAGAATCTGCCATAGTTTAAACACTCTTTGCAAGAGTTTTGCATGCAAAAATCATTCACATTTAACTTATCCTGATTGACAAGGAGTCATCATCTCAAGGAGGTAATTCTTGCTTCTCTTCCATATGTCTTACGGTTGCTGTTCGTCTTTGGTTCGGTGTCTTGCAGACATTGTTCATTTCTTTGCTACTTTTTGTCTTGTATAATGAATGTTACTGCCCCTGTATCCACCAGGGGGAGACATTTCATAGCTTTCATTCTGGGGCTTTCAAAATCAGTCATCAAAaccagggaagggggggggctaGTGGTTTGCTCCACTTTTGACTCCCCgcttcatgtttttaaaaaaatatgtcagtAAGTCTCTCAGTTTGGTACAGATAGTTCCCCTCTATTATAAAGCGTGGTAAAGAGGTCTGATGAATTCCTGTCTACTCTAAGTCATTGGGTACGTTCAATACTTTTTGCTGAGTCAGAGAGCTATAATTTCAGGTTGCAGCTATTAAAACGCATTGTACCTTCAGTAATGTAGGCTAGAATTGCCACTGGGACAGGAATCATGTTACGCACACAAAATTGGGTTCATCTGTATGTCACAGTTTCACAGTCTTGTTTTGAAAAGAGACTTGAATTAGTGGTTAGACATCTCATTAGCTATCTGACCTCACAGTACCTCGCTAAGCACctacaaaatgttttctttatagCCGAACATTAACTAGCTAACTTTATAGTAGTTGGATTACTAAAAACTATAAAGAGTAGTTTATGGTAGTTAGATTAGCTAGTTGGTGGGTAGTAGCAGAAACAGCTATAATATGTTTTATAATCCATTTACCTCCACTCACACTCACTGCCTCTCTGTCAGCCATTTCCTTGGTGGTCTCTGCTGTGTCGCTGCAAATTGATCAGAATTACAGCCGGTCTCTTCCAAGGTTAAACAGCGGTTGTTCTCCCTGACGTCCTTAAAAGTCTAATGAGATAGGAACAGCCGAATTGCTATAATGAATCTCGATCAACTGTCTGTGTGTAGTAGGCTAATAAAGAAAAGGGAAGTATACGGTTTAATGTACGTCGGTAATGTGGGCTGGTCATACGTTTCTAGCTGCTTCTTGCATCCTTCATGGCAATGTAATTAAACAGTGAGTGTAATTCCCTTATAAGGCAAACACAGCTTTCCTTAGGTAATATTGAATAAGGACGCTGTGACACCAGCAGGAAGTGCAGTGGACAGATGTGccatgggggggcgggggtttgggggtgggggggggtaggacgATTATAAGGGGGGCCCTCAAAGCATACTAGAGCACAGTgcattttctggggtggtggggcccaatatGAGATcctttcatggggcccaaaatccgtagtggcgccccctggtggtggaacCGTACATACTTTGAGCTGCGTGTACGTGTGACACGTCTTGACCAGGACAGGCATTCACCGTGTAGCACTAAAGTTCActtaagtgtatttttttctttttgtaagcGACAGGgtgggtgattgacaggtcacaTGTAGACCAACCCCAGTTCAGGTCAGCACAGGTGTGTGACGCATTGAGAGCGAACCAGCGGAAATTCTTCACATTCCTCTCCCGTGATGGG
It encodes:
- the aifm2 gene encoding apoptosis-inducing factor 2; its protein translation is MGGQLSVDNVHVVIVGGGFGGIAAGQRLKSNGIPFTLIDLRNAFHHNVAALRASVQSGFARQTFIPFQETFGASFRQGRVVQVDPKAQVVVLEGGEEIHYSHLILCTGTDGPFPGKFNAVADYHTAIQKYEDLVKEIQAAASLVVIGGGSTGVEMAAEIKTDYPDKKVVLVHSHVALADPELLPSVRQQAKEVLLEKGVELVLGQKVSNLSDLELNVTRKNTTVMTDKGTELITDIVISCTGNKINSAAYSSSLGGCLAKDGALKVNPQLQVEGFENVYAVGDCADVREPKMAYHAGLHAAVAVTNIINSLSGKAPTSYKPGSVTMLLAMGRNDGVGQFSGVRLARCLVTQGKSRGLLLWKSWREMGQRAPTEAA